Part of the Arthrobacter globiformis genome is shown below.
CACGTTTCGTCCGGCCGAATGAAGGCGAGATATCGCCTCGCGACAGGCGCCACCAGGAGTGGGTGGCCAAGATTCCCGTGCTGAAAATGGGCAACCCTTCGATCGAGCGGACCCTCCGGCGCAGCTACGACGACCTTGGTGCGCTTCGGATTGAGGACCCCGACCATCCGGACCGGATCGTGGTGGCGGCTGGTGCCCCATGGTTCATGGCTTTGTTTGGCCGGGATTCGCTGTGGGCGTCCCTCATGGCTCTGCCTGTTGACCCGTCCCTGGCTTTCGGCACCATTCAGACTCTGGCGGATCGTCAGGGGCAGGTGGTGGATGTAATGAGCGAGGAGGAGCCGGGGAAGATCCTCCACGAGGTCAGGTTCGATCTCTCCAGCGGGCTGGCCTTGGGCGGAAAACAAGCCTACTTCGGCAGCGTCGATGCCACCCCGTTGTTTGTGGCCTTGTTCGGCGAAGTTAGCCGCTGGGGATTCGCCGCAGAAACCATCTCCAACCTGCTGCCCCATGTTGACCGGGCGCTGGACTGGATCCGCCACTATGGGGACAAGGACGGCGACGGGTTTGTCGAGTATGAGCGGCTCAACGACCAAGGGCTGATCAACCAAGGCTGGAAGGACTCCTGGGACGGCATCAATTTTGCCGATGGCAGGATGGCCGAGCCACCAATCGCTTTGTGCGAGGTGCAGGCCTACGTCTACAGCGCGTATATGGCGCGGTCGTGGTTAGCCCACGACGCCGGCGACTTGGCCTTGGCGGCTGAGTACCGGGAGCTGGGGGCGCAATTGAAGAAACAGTTCAACGAACGGTTCTGGCTGCCGGACCGCGGTTACTACGCCGTCGCCTTGGACGGCGACAAGCGCCCGGTCGACGCGTGCGCATCCAATATGGGGCAATGCCTCTTGTTTGGCATCGTTGACAAGGACAAGGCTGCATCGGTGGCCGACCGGCTGATGTCCCCTGAGATGTTCAGCGGTTGGGGCGTGCGGACGTTGGCCAGCGACATGGGCGCCTACAACCCAGCCAGCTACCACAATGGATCTGTTTGGCCCCACGACAACGCGATCATCGCGGCCGGGCTCCTCCGTTACGGCCTCGTCGAGCAGGCGCAGCGCATCTCCACCGCTCTGTTTGAGGCCGCGGAGTACTCCGAGGGTCGGTTGCCCGAGTTGTTCTGCGGATTCAGCCGGGAGCAATTCGACGAACCCATCCCCTACCCCACGGCATGCTCCCCGCAAGCATGGGCCGCAACCACCCCCATTCAACTGGTGAAAAGCCTGATGGGCTACTATGCCGACGTTGCCCGCGGCGGCCTGTGGCTGGATCCCGTGCTCCCAAAATCCTTTGGCGACCTGCATATCATCAACGCCCCCATGGCAAACTCCAAGATCACCATAGACATCTCCGATTCCATTGTGAGCGTTCAGGGATTACCCGAGGGCATGCTGTTCCACCACGGCATCCGGCCATGGGCTGCCGACCTGGCGCAACAGGCCAGAACCAATGGAAAGCTCTAGCCTCGCACTCGACCTGGGAAAGGAGCGAGCACAACTTCCGGGTTGCCCTTGTACCCGGGCGTGATTAGATCCCTACTTGTTGGAGGAGGCCACGCCACTTGGGAGCAGGAGCCAGCCGTGACGAGCAGTCTCCGTCGCGCCGAATCGGGGTAACAAGATGTTCGCAAGAGTCAGCACGTACCGTCCTGGGCCGGAAAGTACCGGTGCGCCCACCGACGACACCATCAGGCAGGTGCTTGATCTGCCGGGATGCCGCGGCCTCTATTATCTGTACGGGGCCGATAGCAAGTCACTATCCATCTCGCTTTGGGACGACGAGAAGGTCCTCGCGGACAGCCGGCAGGTAGCAGACAGGATCCGCTCTGAGACGAGCGCCGAACAGCATCTGCAGGTCCTTGGGGTCGAGGAGTTCGAAGTGCTTACGAGCGAGTTCAAGGATTAATGCCCGGCTTTTCGTCAGAGCAGCAGGAACACACCCGCCGCAACCAGCCACAGTGACCACGCCATGTAGGTAGCCGGCGTCAACGCCGCGGCCTCAGCAGCCCGCCGATCATGGACTATGGTCGAAGCAACACATCCCAGAAAGGCGGTCCCTGCCGGTCCATGAGTGCGCCCGGATACCTTGCGGCTTCGATACCCCCGAGAATGGCCATGGCCGGTTCCGCCGTGGCGATCCCCATCCTCGCTGTGCAGCAGATGAACGATGTGGGGATCGGGGGTGCGCTGGTGGCCGTGTCCCTCGGCCCGAGCGTCTTCGCTGCGCCGCTCGTCGGCGCCGCCCTCGACCGCGCCCGGCGCCCCGCCCTGCTCGTGGCCGCTTCCGGGGCGGCCTCGCCCTTCTACATGGGCGGGCTTTCCAGCTTCGTCGCCGACGTGATCCCCGACTGAAGTCGCATTCAGCACCCAGGATTTCACCGTGGCAGGCGGTCGCGGCCGGGCTGCACCGGATCTTCAGCCACCGCCCATTGGCCGTAGTCACCGCCGCCTCCACGCTGAGCCAGCTTGGCCAGGGCTGGCTGGCGATCGCCGCCATCGCCCTCTCGATTGGATGGATCGGATCACCCAGCGACGGCGCACTCGTGGTGACCTCCTTCGCCGTCGGCAGCCTGCTGGGTGCGCTGTGCGAGACAGTCCGTCCCACGCGTGCGCGGCCGTACGCCGTCATGATGGCCGGCTTCTTCGCACCGGCCTGCTGACAGTCGGCGCCGCCGTCGACATAGGAACGGCCTGGACGGTCGTCGCCATTGGCCTGTCCGGCGTCTTCACGGCGTCCACCGCCGCCGCGATGCTCTTTCTGCGCAACCATCTGAGCCCGCCGCACCTCAGGTCCCAAGTCTTTACCGTGGTCGGGATTGTCTGGTTCCCGTCCGCCGCGCTGATGGCCGCTTACCCCAGAAGCATCCAGGCGGCAGCGTAAGCGTCCCCGCCGGACGGGAAAGCGGTCGAAACAGGCCGCCAAGAAACACCCGATATAGTAGGGGGCACTATGGACGACCCTCCTTCACATATGCCCTGGCCCCTCACCCATTTGATCGGCACGCCGGTCAGCACGGGAGAGGGGCGCCCCCAATGAATGAATGGATCATGATCGGGATCGGCCTGATCCTGACAGTCGGCACCGGATTCTTCGTCGCATCCGAGTTTGCCCTGGTCAATCTTGACCGCAACGACCTGGAAGCGCGCCAGGCCCGGGGTGAGAAACGCCTCGCCCCCACCATCAAGGCCCTGAAGATCACCTCGACGCACCTTTCCGGTGCGCAGCTGGGCATCACCCTCACCACCCTCCTGACCGGATACACCTTTGAACCTGCCATCAGCAAGCTGCTGAGCGGTCCGCTGACTGCGGCCGGGTTCCTGGAAGGTCTCGTGCCCGGGGTGGGCGCCGTCGTCGCGATTTTCATCGCCACCATCTTCTCGATGGTGATCGGCGAGCTGGTTCCCAAGAACTTTGCCCTGGCCCTGCCGCTTGCCACCGCCAGGGTGGTGGTCCCGTTTCAAACCCTGTTCACCACGGTGTTCAAGCCCGTCATCCTGCTGTTCAACAACACGGCGAACGCCATCATCAGGTCCTTTGGCATCGAGCCCAAAGAGGAATTGTCCGGTGCCCGCAGCGCCGAGGAACTGAGTTCGCTAGTCCGCCGCTCCGCGCTCGAAGGTGTCCTTGACCTGGACCACGCCGCCCTGCTGCACCGGACGCTGCGCTTCTCCGAGCACAGTGCGGCGGATGTCATGACCCCGCGCGTGCGGATGACCGCCGTGAACACCGATGACACGGCCGAGCAGATTATCGCGCTGGCCACCGCCACCGGCTATTCGCGGTTCCCGGTCATCGGCCGGGACCGCGACGACGTGCTCGGCGTGCTCCACGTCAAGCAGGCCTTTGCCGTGCCCCTCGAGGAGCGCGCCCGCGTCCTCGCGGCGGATCTCATGATCGAACCGCTCATGGTCCCCGAGTCCATGGGCGTCGACTCCCTCCTGGTGCTGCTTCGCAAGCAGGGCCTCCAGGTGGCCATTGTCTCCGACGAGCACGGCGGAACGGCCGGCATCGTCACCCTGGAGGACCTGGTGGAGGAGATCGTCGGCGAGCTGGAGGATGAGCACGACCGTGCCCGCGTGGGCGTGGTCCGGACCGGACGGTCCATCACCTTCGATGCCTCGCTGCGCCCCGATGAGCTCCTGGACCGGACCGGCATTGCCGTGCCCGACGGCGAGGATTACGACACGGTGGCCGGTTACGTCGCGGACCGGCTCGACCGCATCCCGGAACTCGGCGACGAGGTGGCCATCGACGGCGGCATGCTCCGCGTGGAGCGGGTGGCCGGCACCCACGTTGGGCGCCTGAAATTCACGCCGGAGGAATGGGCAGAGCCACCCAAGAGCGCGCATGACAGGATTATCGACAGCCTCACACAGGAGCTGACCCATGAGTGAGTACCTTCCGGGCATCATCTGGCTCGCCGTCCTGCTGGTGGTCAACGGCTTCTTTGTCGGCGCCGAGTTCGCCGTCATCTCCGCCCGCCGGTCACAGATCGAGCCGATGGCGGAGGCGGGCAGCAAGGCCGCGAGAACCACCCTGTGGGCGATGGAGCATGCCACGCTCATGCTGGCCACCAGCCAGCTGGGCATCACGGTCTGCTCGCTGGTGATCCTGAACGTCTCCGAGCCGGCGATCCACCACCTGCTGGAGATCCCGCTGGGCTTGACCTCCCTGTCCGGGGAAGCGATCGGAGTCATCGCCTTCGTGGCGGCGCTGCTGCTGGTGACCTTTCTGCACGTGGTCCTCGGCGAGATGGTCCCCAAGAACATCTCGTTCTCGGTCCCCACCCGCGCAGCGCTGATCCTGGCCCCGCCGCTGGTGATGGTGGCACGCCTGTTCAAGCCGGTGATCTGGACCCTGAACGGCATCGCCAACTCCATCCTCCGCCTGTTCCGGGTGGAGCCCAAGGACGAGGCCACCAGCGCCTACACCCTGGACGAGGTGGCAAACATCGTGGAGCAGTCCACCAGGGAAGGCGTCCTGACCGATAACACCGGTGCCCTCACTGCGGCCTTCGAGTTCACCGAAAAGACCGTGGCCGACGTCGAGGTGCCCATCGCCGAGATGGTGCTGCTGCCGGCGTCTGCGACACCGGCAGACATCCAGCGGGCGGTGGCCGAGCACGGTTACTCCCGGTACATCCTGACCGACCACGACGGCGACCCCTCCGGTTACCTGCACCTGAAGGACGTCATGGACCTCACCACTGCGGAGAAGTTCAGCCGGCCCGTCCCGGAGAAGCGGATCCGCCGGCTGGCCTCGACCTTCCGCGGCAGTGACCTGGAGGATGCCCTGGCAACCATGCGCCGCACCGGCGCCCACGTGGCCAGGGTCTTCGACGAGCGGGGGAACACCACCGGTGTGCTGTTCCTCGAGGACATCATCGAGGAACTGGTGGGCGAGGTGCAGGACGCCACCAGCAGCTCCTAGGCCACACGGAAAACAAGCGAACCCCGAACACAACGAAGACCGAACACAACGAAGACCGGTGGCTGGCGGCTGATGCCGCCGGCCACCGGACTTCGGTGGTTTAGGACTTACTTGCTGGTTACCGCCTTCGGGCCTGCCGTGCCGCCGAGGGTTGATTCAACCCACACGGTGCCCGGGTTGGTGGTGCCGGCTGCTGCGTTGCGGAGCCGCAGGCTGTAGACGCCGCCCGTTTCCGGTGCCGCTGCCGCGGTGACGGCTGCCTGGCCCAGGAGCCTGCCCGTCGGCCCGCCGACCCGGAGGGTGATGGTTCCGCCGACCACCGAGCTGGTGCCGTCAATCCTGAGGTCGCCTGTCCTCCACTGGGCGACGCCGACGGTTACCCGGTCCGTCACGGGCACTACCTTGACGTCATCCGTCCGGGTGGTCGTGCCGACCTTGACCGTGAGCCGGAACGTGAGCGCGTTGTTCGTCATCGGGGTCCTGAAGACCGGGAGGCTGAACGTCGGCTTGAGCGTGGTGGCACCGGTGAGCGTGACCTTGTCCGGATCGGTTGGCCCGGTCAGGACCTGTGCCCACTGGTAGGTGGCGCCGGCGGTGGTGGAGCCTGTGCCGTCCAGGGTGACCGTGGTGGCCGTGGTGCGCCGGACAACGTTCTGGTCCGGTCCGGCGACCGCCACGACGGCGCCCTGCGCGGTGGCGGCGGCGGTCTTGGCTGATTCCGGTCCGGTGCCGTTGGCGTTGCTGGCCCTGATCGTGAACTGGTAAGCCGTGTCGCCCGCGAGTCCGTCATAGACGAGGGACGTTGCGGTGCCGGCTGCCGTCTTCGGAGCGCCGAACGCTGCGCCGTCAGCGGTGTAGGCCTGGAGGGTGTAGCCGGTGATCGTCAGGCCGGCAGCGCCCGGGTCCGGGGCCGTCCATGTCAGTGTTGCCGTGCCCTGGCCCACCACGGGTGCCCCTGAGAAGGTTGGAGCGGCGGGTACAGGATCGTTGGTGATCGTGAAGAGGGCCTCGCCGGGAGCCGAGACATTGCCGGAGGGGTCGAACGCCACGAACTTCAGGGTGGCCGTGGACGCAATCTCCATCGGAGCGGTGTACCGGATCGCTTTGTTAGAAAGCACGCCTCCAGCCAAAAGGGGGTCGGAACCATCGGTGGTGTAGTAGATGTCGCTGCCCGTCTCGCTGGCGGTCAGTGTGACCGTCTTGGCCACAGGCGAGGTAGCGCCGTTGGGGGTAGCGGAGACCGTTGGGGGTGTGGTGTCCGTCAGCGGGATGGCGTGCGCCGCGGGGAAAGACTCTCCGACGCCGCTGATGCCGACCACATAGACGTCGTATTCCTCGCTGGCCGAAAGGCCGGTGATGGTGGTGCCGGTTGCCGCCTGTCCGGAGAGGCGCTTGCCGATCTCCACCTGCTCGTTCGTGGTCACGGTTTTGCCGACTGCGACGGCGCGGTAGCCGGTGATGGCGG
Proteins encoded:
- a CDS encoding amylo-alpha-1,6-glucosidase, with the translated sequence MAGWNADTAAGSPGPGSVTLVEGSSFCISAANGDIHTEYPHGVFVEDTRILSCWLVLINGAPLEPLGAKTKEPYRALFVGRVPRPDGHADSPLIVERLREVGAGILERITVQNYSAAIAECVLTLRVEVDFADLFEVKEARIQRRWKESREAQDDSLTIRAAWQDVRKGVVVTAEGADVAPEGLAYHFAIPPHAQWSTTISVVPFDGGSGSAARFVRPNEGEISPRDRRHQEWVAKIPVLKMGNPSIERTLRRSYDDLGALRIEDPDHPDRIVVAAGAPWFMALFGRDSLWASLMALPVDPSLAFGTIQTLADRQGQVVDVMSEEEPGKILHEVRFDLSSGLALGGKQAYFGSVDATPLFVALFGEVSRWGFAAETISNLLPHVDRALDWIRHYGDKDGDGFVEYERLNDQGLINQGWKDSWDGINFADGRMAEPPIALCEVQAYVYSAYMARSWLAHDAGDLALAAEYRELGAQLKKQFNERFWLPDRGYYAVALDGDKRPVDACASNMGQCLLFGIVDKDKAASVADRLMSPEMFSGWGVRTLASDMGAYNPASYHNGSVWPHDNAIIAAGLLRYGLVEQAQRISTALFEAAEYSEGRLPELFCGFSREQFDEPIPYPTACSPQAWAATTPIQLVKSLMGYYADVARGGLWLDPVLPKSFGDLHIINAPMANSKITIDISDSIVSVQGLPEGMLFHHGIRPWAADLAQQARTNGKL
- a CDS encoding hemolysin family protein, whose translation is MNEWIMIGIGLILTVGTGFFVASEFALVNLDRNDLEARQARGEKRLAPTIKALKITSTHLSGAQLGITLTTLLTGYTFEPAISKLLSGPLTAAGFLEGLVPGVGAVVAIFIATIFSMVIGELVPKNFALALPLATARVVVPFQTLFTTVFKPVILLFNNTANAIIRSFGIEPKEELSGARSAEELSSLVRRSALEGVLDLDHAALLHRTLRFSEHSAADVMTPRVRMTAVNTDDTAEQIIALATATGYSRFPVIGRDRDDVLGVLHVKQAFAVPLEERARVLAADLMIEPLMVPESMGVDSLLVLLRKQGLQVAIVSDEHGGTAGIVTLEDLVEEIVGELEDEHDRARVGVVRTGRSITFDASLRPDELLDRTGIAVPDGEDYDTVAGYVADRLDRIPELGDEVAIDGGMLRVERVAGTHVGRLKFTPEEWAEPPKSAHDRIIDSLTQELTHE
- a CDS encoding hemolysin family protein, with the protein product MSEYLPGIIWLAVLLVVNGFFVGAEFAVISARRSQIEPMAEAGSKAARTTLWAMEHATLMLATSQLGITVCSLVILNVSEPAIHHLLEIPLGLTSLSGEAIGVIAFVAALLLVTFLHVVLGEMVPKNISFSVPTRAALILAPPLVMVARLFKPVIWTLNGIANSILRLFRVEPKDEATSAYTLDEVANIVEQSTREGVLTDNTGALTAAFEFTEKTVADVEVPIAEMVLLPASATPADIQRAVAEHGYSRYILTDHDGDPSGYLHLKDVMDLTTAEKFSRPVPEKRIRRLASTFRGSDLEDALATMRRTGAHVARVFDERGNTTGVLFLEDIIEELVGEVQDATSSS
- a CDS encoding fibronectin type III domain-containing protein; translated protein: MKSAHSEPGAHTSRLPGARRAGVFATVSAVICSTSMFAIPAANAAVPAFPDNIVVFPDRDFVSIEGYEGHAGETATLEVKRAGKIIGSAESTVDAGGVAFEVNHPGGVCWGAGTGLAVTPDIRPGDVVSMRFGATAGGETTVQDTYATGDAELSGSTVTVKGHIGAGVNPAQLEQRIIEPALRDTTVARRDIRAVPGPLTPAPKGGYSSSLVVTGDTFTATYNFDDAANAEIAANAGLGERAMAWEFEDADANRQGLTIAEYGEPGGPGMGGCPNGPLQSGPPAPSGITAAKVSGGLKLNWTPAEAIPGTPAITGYRAVAVGKTVTTNEQVEIGKRLSGQAATGTTITGLSASEEYDVYVVGISGVGESFPAAHAIPLTDTTPPTVSATPNGATSPVAKTVTLTASETGSDIYYTTDGSDPLLAGGVLSNKAIRYTAPMEIASTATLKFVAFDPSGNVSAPGEALFTITNDPVPAAPTFSGAPVVGQGTATLTWTAPDPGAAGLTITGYTLQAYTADGAAFGAPKTAAGTATSLVYDGLAGDTAYQFTIRASNANGTGPESAKTAAATAQGAVVAVAGPDQNVVRRTTATTVTLDGTGSTTAGATYQWAQVLTGPTDPDKVTLTGATTLKPTFSLPVFRTPMTNNALTFRLTVKVGTTTRTDDVKVVPVTDRVTVGVAQWRTGDLRIDGTSSVVGGTITLRVGGPTGRLLGQAAVTAAAAPETGGVYSLRLRNAAAGTTNPGTVWVESTLGGTAGPKAVTSK